TAAGATTCCAAAATGGCTGCGCTGGCTGCCTTTTTTCGGCGTTGCCGGTCTCGTTTTTATGCTGCTTTACTGTGTAACTTATCTCTTTTATTCTCGAATAGTCGACTTGATGGTGCGGTTCTCCTTTCTTTCCTCAGTCCCTGTAGAGATAGCAGGTGCTGTACTTATGGTCGCAGGTTCCGTATTCATAACAATCGGGATGCTCGAACTTGGGCCTTCGGCGCGGTTTCTGCTGCCGAAACAAAAGACAAAGCTCGTTACTACAGGACTTTATGCGATTGCGCGAAATCCCGTTTATCTAGGACTCAACTCGAGCCTTTTCGGAGTGTTCTTGCTTTTGCCAAGTCTCGGATTTATTATAGCTTATGGCTTTTTTATAGTCACGAATCACTACCGCGTTCTTGAGGAGGAGGAGTTCCTTCTAGCCGCATTCGGCAAGGAATACGAAGACTACACCCGCAGAGTGGGCAGGTACGGTCCTAAGTTACGACCGGGCTATACTAACATAGTAAATAAAGAGGAGGTTGAAACCCGCTCCCCGCAATCGCCTCCAAGGAATCCGACACGTGAGCAGGTACGATAACTATCATCACATACCGCTTACGCTTTCGGCGCCGCTTGAAGAGCAGAGACCGATGCTCGAACGGGCGCTGGTCAATGCCCAGAAACGCCTTGCTGCGTTTGCGAGCCGACACGGCTGGCTGGAGCATCTTAAGGAAAGCTTTTGCGACGGTTGCGAGATATTCGATTCCAAGGAGGCCTTCGACGCAACGCTCCTTGAACTCTCACGCTTTCCAGATTCCACAAAACTTCCCGGAACTTACTCTGCAGCTATTGAGGAGCGAACGCTAATAGCAGTATCTCCTGATATTTATGAAGAAAACTATCCGCAGGGCGTGGAGCCGCGAAGCTACGAAAAACTCCTCTGCCACGAGATGGCGCACCGGCTTCACATACGTATCCTTCGCGACGAGGAGGATCTTATGGGACCCGTGTGGTTCTTCGAGGGCTTCGCGATTTACGCCGCAGGTCAGTTCGAAAAGACCTCGCGAACGCTGAAGTTTGAGGAGATAAAGAAAATAATCTCGAACCGTGAGAGGGCGGATTACCGGCTCTACGGTTCGCTCATAAGAACTCTTCTTAGGTTGACTTCGCTTAACGACCTGGTGGAGCGTGCTCGGGGCGATGATTTCAATTTGTACGTCCGCAGGCTGGCTGCACAAATTAAATGAGGAGATAAACATGATTCGCAATCAGTGGTATGCGGTTTTAGATTCAAAGGAAGTAAAGCCCGGCAAGCCTTTAGGCGTAACGAGGATGGGTGAAAGGCTTGTTTTCTGGCGCAACGAGTCCGGTGAAGTAGCCTGTCTACGTGACAAGTGCGCTCACCGTGGTGTGCAACTTTCGTATGGTTGTATTATAGCCGGCAACATAATGTGCCCATTTCACGGGTTCCGCTACGACTCTTCTGGCCGCGGGGTGATGATTCCAGCAAACGGTCGCAACGCACCAGTTCCCAATAACTTCAAGGTTTTTTCCTACCCTGCAAGAGACGCGTACGGTTTCATCTGGATCTACTGGTGTCCTACATTAGGCTCTTCACTTGATCCTTCTAAGTTGCCAGCTATCAACTGGTTCAAAAACCTTGACGAAAGCTTCTTCTACTCCACGAAGCCCGACCCATGGGACGCGCACTACTCGCGGGTGATAGAAAACCAGCTCGACGTCGTTCACGTGCCGTTCGTGCACTACAATACAATAGGCAAGGGCTGCAGGACCCTCGTACATGGGCCGCTTGCAGAACTCGTTAACGACGAGTTGCGCATCTGGATGCATAACGTCTCCGACGACGGCAAAACCCGGCCCATGAAGCCGGAAGAATTAGATAAGTCTGTATCGCCCGTATACTTATATTTCATCTTTCCGAACATCTGGCAGAACGTCATCTCCAATGATCTCAGAGTGATGATTGCGTTCGCGCCCGTTGACGACGAACACACAATGGCGTATATCCGCTTCTATCAACGGTTTATGAGGTTCCCCGGACTCCGGCACCTTATTCATTATTTCGGAAACCGCTACAACCTGAAGGTCGCGCACCAGGACCGCCGGGTCGTAGAGACGCAACAGCCCAAGCCGTCGGGACTTAAGATGGGCGAGAACCTCATCCAGGGCGATAACCCGATTGTTCTATATCGCCGACGCCGCGAAGAATTGCAGAAATAATACCTCAAAAGTTTTTTCTTAAACGAAAAGTATGTTCAGGATTCAAGGAACG
This window of the bacterium genome carries:
- a CDS encoding aromatic ring-hydroxylating dioxygenase subunit alpha, which translates into the protein MIRNQWYAVLDSKEVKPGKPLGVTRMGERLVFWRNESGEVACLRDKCAHRGVQLSYGCIIAGNIMCPFHGFRYDSSGRGVMIPANGRNAPVPNNFKVFSYPARDAYGFIWIYWCPTLGSSLDPSKLPAINWFKNLDESFFYSTKPDPWDAHYSRVIENQLDVVHVPFVHYNTIGKGCRTLVHGPLAELVNDELRIWMHNVSDDGKTRPMKPEELDKSVSPVYLYFIFPNIWQNVISNDLRVMIAFAPVDDEHTMAYIRFYQRFMRFPGLRHLIHYFGNRYNLKVAHQDRRVVETQQPKPSGLKMGENLIQGDNPIVLYRRRREELQK
- a CDS encoding isoprenylcysteine carboxylmethyltransferase family protein, which produces MIWLERMRFVAMLCYSVGCFGLLMGINLYLMLRKRDNILGSFNLRKIPKWLRWLPFFGVAGLVFMLLYCVTYLFYSRIVDLMVRFSFLSSVPVEIAGAVLMVAGSVFITIGMLELGPSARFLLPKQKTKLVTTGLYAIARNPVYLGLNSSLFGVFLLLPSLGFIIAYGFFIVTNHYRVLEEEEFLLAAFGKEYEDYTRRVGRYGPKLRPGYTNIVNKEEVETRSPQSPPRNPTREQVR